The genomic region ATCGATTCATTGATACTAACGGAAATTGAAAACGAGGGCGCAATTACTCTCGTTGCATCACTTCCCGAAGGAGGGATTCTCCAGAGAAGATATCATTTCCGATATGATGATTATTCATTCGACCACACCGTGTTATATGCTGGAGACAGCACCTTAGCACCACTCGACGAAACCATCCTTTGGTGGCGCAAGGGCCTAGAGCCTTCGGACCCTGCAGTTAAAACCAATGTCTCGACAAGCTATCGCGCTGGTTATATGATGGGAAACGATTACACTAGCGAGAAGTTCGGGAAAAGCGATATTCCACGCTTTTCCTATGATGGTTCTACAAAATTTGTAGCTACTCTAAACAAGTATTTCGCGGTCGTCATAGCCCCACAAGAAGGAGAAGCCGCTGGTGTTCGCTGCGATGGGGTTTGGTATTCATCCGATAAATTTGATGGTGCAGATAGACAAATCCCCGTTATTGGGGTTGGACTTAGCATGTTCGGCAGTGATGTCCCATATACCAGACATGATTTAATATATATCGGTCCTCGTGATCTGAAAACACTGCGACAATATGGCAGAGATTTTGAGAAAACCGTGGACCTCGGTTGGTCATGGCTCGCGCCTATCACTAAGTTCTTCATTTGGATATTTGATTTATTATTCGTGTTCCTTCGGAATTATGGCATAGTTATTATTGTGTTCAGTATTCTCATTAAATTTGCACTTTATCCATTATCACGCAAACAAATGGAAAGTATGAAGAAAATGAAGGATCTCGAACCAAAAATGTCCGAACTTAGGGAAAAGTATTCTACCGACGTCAAGAAACTCAACGAAGAAACGATGAAACTATACCAAAAAGAGAAAATAAATCCTCTTGGCGGATGCCTTCCCCTCTTACCACAAATGCCAATTTTCTTTGCTCTTTTTGCCATGCTGAGAAATTCGTTTGCACTTCGTGGAGCACCATTTGCCCTTTGGATACAGGACCTTTCTGCAAAAGACCCTTATTATGTTCTGCCAATTCTAATGGCTGGTACAATGTTCCTTCAGCAAAAAATGACTGTAAAAGACCCTAAACAGAAGGCTATGGTTTATATGATGCCGCTTCTGTTCCTGTTCATGTTTAGAAACATGCCTTCGGGATTGGTTCTGTATTGGCTCTGTTTCAATGTTTTCTCACTTGCTCAAACCCTGTGGGTGGAGTATAAATCCAATCGTAAAAACGCTTTAATCAAAGCATAAAATGGCCATTGGACATGGTATTCTTAGCCTTCCTCGAGACGATACTATCGTTGCAATCTCGACACCACCCGGGCGCGGTGCCCTTGGAATAATCAGATTATCTGGAAAAGATGCAATTAATATCGCTGGGACCGTTTGTAAAATAGATATTACACCAACGCAAGGCGGTTCAGCGAAGGCTTGTAGTGTTGAGTTTGGCGATGGGATTATTGACACTGCGGTAATTACTGTATGGCGAGCACCCAGGTCCTTCTCCGGCGAAAATATGGTCGAGTTTACGATTCACGGAAGCCCTTTCCTTTTATGTGCGCTACAAAAAAGGTTAATCGAATTTGGAGCAAGGCCCTCTGCGCCTGGAGAATTCACCCTCAGAGCTTTATTAAACGGCAAACTCAGCCTTGCTTCAGCAGGCGCAATCGATGCAATAATAAACGCGACTGGGCGAGCTGCAGCAATGGCGGCATCGAAAACTCTTTCCGGTGAGCTAACAAAAAAAATAGAGTCGATTCTTGTTATACTTGAAAATATCGAGTTGAAAACAGCAGCTCAAACCGAATTCCCAGAAAATATCGACGAACTTTCTCCCCTCAAAATCGTCGAACTTCTCGATCAAGCACTACTTAATATTCAAAAACTTATCGAGATTCTGGAATTCGGGGAAAAAGTCACGAGAGAATCCGTGATCGTTATCGCCGGGCCACCAAATGTAGGGAAATCTACACTCACCAATGCACTTCTTGGCACAGAACGAAGTATTGTTCACCACAAACCGGGAACCACAAGAGACCTTGTCGAAGATAAATGCCATTTCGGTGACATCGAGGCTATTCTGGTAGATACCGCCGGCCTGAGAGAAACCGAAGATGAAGTAGAACTTATCGGAGTGAATCGTTCATGTAATCGTCTTTCGACAGCCGATCTCGTAGTCTTTGTTCTGGACGGTAGCTCTCATGATAATACATCCGAAGTGGTTCTTCTTGAGAAAATATATAAACTCAATCATATTATTGTTCTCAATAAACACGATCTAGGCGATAAAAGAGAGTTCCCTCATGCGATCCGCACAAGCGCGCTTACCGGAGATGGGATAGATAAACTCAGAGAGAAAATCAAGAATAGACTGGCTCCTTCTAATACTGAAGCCCTTTGGGCCGGAGCATGGCAAATTGATGGCTTGGACAAAACGAGGGAAAATATAGAACACTCTATCGAGGCATGTCATATGGGTCTTCTCGATGCTGCTTTGGAAGAAATTTCCTCGGCTATCGAATTTCTTCGCGAAATCTCAGGCCAAACTGAAAACCGCAGCATAATTGAAAAAGTGCTCGAAGGATTCTGCCTCGGTAAATAGGATTGCGCTTTAGCCACTTTTCTGAGGATGTCCAAAAAAGTTGCTCAATATTGAAATTCATAAAATTTACAAATTAGCTTGCTATTGATCTTTTCTCATCTTATTACTTATATGTTATGAAAATGAAATTTTTTTACATCTCCCTGCTTGTTGGCGCAATTATCGCCTCACCTATAAGAATAGCCAGAGACACTCACGCCTGGGCTTCTGGAACGAACAACGCCCGGACTATCGTTTCAGATTCAGTAGGAAGACTATTTGTAGTTTACTCGGGGCTTTCTGGTTCCTATTATCAAATCTATATAGCCATGAGTTCAGACGCTGGTGCTTCATGGAATCCGACCTGGGCTACTTTATCATCGTCTGCATCTAATAATCTCTCGCCCTCGATAGCTATAGATTCAGATGATACACTCCATATTGTGTGGCGAGGCGAGGTTGTTAGCGGTTCTGACGCTGATTTACTATATTCGAAATATCCTTCGCCGGTAATAACAACAATATGCACTCATACTGGTTATCCGGGCGCAAATTGTCCCTCGATAGCCGTCGATTCGTTGGATAATCTCCATGTTGTCTGGACAGGATGCCCCTCCGCTTGGACAGTGCGTTATGCTTACTGCGATCGCGCAACAGGCGCATGGGGATCGAGTGAACCCATAGGAACAAGGACACCTTCGCGCTGGCCATCGATCGAGGTTGATGCCGAAAATCGACCCCATGTAGTTTATCGCAATCAATATAGCGGACATTACCATTGTGCGCACCGCTATAAAGACAGCGGTGCGTGGATAGGCTTCAATGGAGCATCACATGATACTCTCGATCAGCTTCCAGCCTCAGTTGAATATACTTCAATTTTTATTGATACTCTCGATAATATACATGCAATCTGGGAATGGATGACCGCTTTTGCAAGTAACCCGGATTCAGTGAGATATAGAAAATACGATCATCTCTCGGGTAATTGGCTCCCGACATTTACTCCTTACGGCAATTCTGCTACGGATGCACATACATCGTTCAACGGCGATGTAGTCACAGATGATGAAGGAAACCTATTCATACTTTATCACGACAACGATAGCATATTTTGTGCTGTCTCCAGTGATCTTGGAACAACATTCCCTATTGATACACTGTTACAAAATGATCTCCATGCGCGGTATCCTAACGCTCGCGGAAGTCTATGGCCGAATTTCAACAGACCATCGGGTGGATGTATAGATTATATTTGGACCTGGAATGACCCCGACAGTGCAACCATATCTCTTATGTTCGACAGGATGTGCATCGAAGCTGAAGATATAGAAACAACTGAAGTTTGCGCAGAATTTATCGAGCCGCTGGATAGCGCATGGTCATCTTGTTCAGATCAGACTATTGTTATGAACATCGGTTGTTGTTTCTCAGATGAAACATTGAAGGTATTCTCAGACACAACAACCGTCGAATACTATGATTCGATATCAATGAACTGGATTTCAACTATAGCGCCCGATCCTGACGATTGGGGAACATATTGGATTCACCTAGATAGCTCAGAATGGGTATGGAGCTGCTATCCCGCTTCGAGTAGTCATGGCGACTGGTTTCGTTCGATAATTGACTTTGATTGTCCTGATATAGATACAGCCTTTATCAGGATACAATGTGATAATAAGGCTTATATCTATGCCAATGGCACCTATGTTGACACAACCCACGGCAATCCGGGGGGAGGGTCAGCAGGTTGGCGAACGCTCTACGAGTTTGACCTTACCCCATATTTCCACGGTGGAGAAGATACTGTTTCGATAATTGGTTATAATTCCGGTGGTTATGCTGGAATGATGTTCGAAATCGGCATTATCTGCGCCTCATCTTGCTGTGGAGGAATCGATACTTCTTCTATTGATTTTACTGTTAACGGCGAACATTATTCGATTTTCGATCCCGAGCTTAGCTGGGATGGCGATTCAACACTGACATTCACCCCCATTGCACCGGATACTTTAGAGGACGGTGATACTGTTGTTGCATGTTTGTTAACAGTCGAGGACACCTGCACAGGAGCTTTAGACTCCTCTATTTGCAGAACATTCTTTGTAGATTTAACAGCACCTTTTATCTATGATATTTTGCCAATCCCGGGATCTATTGTTGACGATTTTTCGCCCAACATCGAGTTTTATCTTGTGGATTCACTCTCTGGTCTCGATACATCGAGTGTTGTTTTCACAGTCGAAGGCGTTTCAGAAATTCCTACCCTCTCCGGCTTATCTCCTTGGAGCTATATATGGACTCCTGACAGTGCCTTCAATCGTAACGATACAGTGGATATCTGCGTCGTAGCAACGGATTCGACGGATTATTGCCCAGATAATATACTCGATACATGTTGGTCTTTCATAGTCCGACCTTGCAGTCCTATGGATATTAGCGTGGAATGCCCGCTTCCTTGTTTTGCTTTCTCCTCCTGTAGCACTGGAGCCGTCGTGTTTAGTGTGTCCGATAGCACTGACGCCGGAATAGACACCTCGAGAGTGTATGTCAGTGTGATCCGCGTGATCCATAGCACTTACGACACAACATATATCTCCTCTCCTTCTCCATTCATTATTTTCGATTTTACTGCAGATACAACAATTACTGTTTGGGGAAACTGGTCGGATGGTGACAGCGTTTTTATTCAACTTGACAGTCTCTATAATCTCGATGGCTGTTTAACTGTGCCTTAATCGGCCCAAGGGGGCGTCAGAATTTATTTACCTAGAGGAAAACGCGTTTTCCTCTAGGTAAATAAATTAGCTGAATGCCGAAGCTTTATATTTATTTCACCTTCTACCATCGACCGGCATTCGGCCTACGTTGCACCCACTGGTGCAACGACCGACGCCCCCGTTTAACTCAAAGCTAGATTCTACTGTTTACAGACACTCGCGATTTTGCTCGAAAACGCCTCTTTTATAGATATATTGAATTGATTGCCCTTTATTATTCTTTAGAAAATGTTAGCATGATTATCCTATTATCTGTTTTAATTGCTTTTTTAGCACAACCGCTTGCAGCACAAGCAGTTACTGATCTTTGGAATATTGATTCTATCGTAGATTATTCATGGATGGATGTCGAAACTCTTTGGACTGCCGATACTAGCATCATTAATTCACTTGGATCTGAAATAATTCCCTTGAAGGTAGGCGAGATAATGTTTTCATCCTTCGGGGCCGATAGCGGTGAACTCAGGATTCAGGGCTTTTTTGCCTACCCATCATCCGGCACGAACCTCACTGGATTGGTAATAAATCACGGCATGATAATGGATGGCGAATTATCCATGGCGGAAACCTTCGCTGCGGGACTAAACAGCTTTACTTTGGCAATAAGCGCTCCGGGCCATGGGACATCCACAGGCGGAAGTGCATATAACTTCGAGAATCTTATTTGGTCTTATCCAAATCCTCGTAATAACCACTTCTACCAATTCGCCTACGCAACGATGCGTGCGATAAACTACATGGATAGCCTTACAATCGTTAATTCAGATTGGCTCGGAGTTATCGGATTCTCCGGTGGTGCCGATGCCGCAATAATCGCAAGCGGGATTGATGACCGCATTGCCATATGTATTCCCATTATCCCACAAACAAATTTCGCTTGTGGAGCTGCAGATTCTGGTTGGATAATAGACGTTTTTGCGGAAACTGGCATTTCTCCCGACGACTCAAATGTCGTCTATCTCGAAAACTTTATATCACCTATAAATTACTTCGACTATATCGATGGCTTTACTGTAATGATAACCGCGTCCCAGGATGAATTCGAGCCGTTGAACTGCGTTGCGTATAGCTTTCCTCTTCTCGATAGCTCGCGCTCACGCCTAGAGATTGTCCCAAATTTCGACCATCATTGCTATTTCACAACCTATGCTCTCACTGGCGATTACGATAGTTTCGATAACACGACAACCTTCTATAGCAAAATATTAGGTATATCAAATTCAGTTATAGATCTTCTAAAGCTCGGTTCACCGGTGCCGCGTATGCCTTCAGTAGAGGCTTTTGAGCTTGAAGACAGCGTTGAATTTGTTGCAGATGTTCCCGTGGAATATTGGGCTTCCAATGATGTCAAACTCTGGTTCAGTGTGGATTCAGCTTGGACTTTCGATTTTGTCCAAATGGAAAACGAAATGCCCGACCTCGGCGAATATAGCGTCATGCTACCACGAACACGAGCTAATTCATTGGAAAATATTATATACTATGTCGAAAGCCGTTGCACTCCGATATTCTGGCTGTCATCCCTTCCGCATGTGCCGGATGACATGGTTTTCAATCTCAGACCATTCCCAAGACTCTTTTTTGGCCTCGATATAAAGGAAACCAAAATAACAAAACCAGATAATATCTACCTTCACACTTATCCAAATCCGTTCAATTCCTCGGTGAAAATTTCAATAGAAACTCAAGATTTTGCGCCTCTACAAATCGAGATATTCGACCTAATCGGCCAAAAGATCGAAGTCCTGTATCCTTATGCCACTTCACTTCAAAAGAAAGAATATCCCGGAGGAGCGAATGAGATAATCTGGACACCAAACGAACATGTTAAATCCGGAATCTATCTTATTCGGATTTACCTAGATAGCGGCGAAACCGCATTGAAGCGGATAGTATATCTTAAATAAGCATTTATATCATATCCTATACCTATAAATCCTTCAGCTCAATTGCCTGATATAAAACACAGGGAGGTTATAATAACCCTCAAGTGACGATTTATTACAATTGAACTCTCTGGATTGAATATCTAGTGAAACCATATGATGCAGTGTTTTAAAAGGAAAAACCTCCTAACAAACTACCTTGTAATTAAAACAATGTTATATATATTTGAGTAGATGAGGATTCGAACCAGATACATACTATCCATTATACTACTTATCACAATTATCAGCGGCTCGGTTCTGGATTTTCTCGGCTTAGATAGAAAGATCACAGCGGAAAAGGTCAAGAAATGGGGTCTTTCTATGCATCCTGCAATGTGGCAAAAACAATTATCAAACGGTGCAGTGCAATGCGAGCTGTGCCCTTTTAAATGCATTATAGATGAGGGCGACCGGGGAATTTGTGGCGTTCGTGCTGTAGTGAACGATACGCTTCGAGCACTTACCTACTCTCGCCCAGCCTCGATAAATCTCGATCCTATTGAAAAAAAACCACTTTTCCATTTTACCCCAACTGCGAAAGCGCTTTCTATAGCTACCGTGGGATGTAACCTAAGCTGTAGTTTCTGCCAAAACTGGAGCCTATCTCAAGCTTTGCCAGAAAACACAAAAACAAAAGTAGTTACCCCTAAAGAGGTTGTATCCATTGCTATACAATCAGAAGCGACTACAATAGCCTATACCTACTCCGAACCGACTGTATTTTATGAATATATGTTCGATACCGCTAAACTCGCTCATGAGAATGGTATAGCAAACTTATTGGTTACATGCGGGTTCATCGAAAAAGAACCTTTGCTCGAGTTATGTAGTTACCTCGATGCAGCGAATGTCGATCTCAAGAGCTGGTCGGATGAATTCTATCGAGATTATCTGAAAGCTATGAAAGCTCCCGTTTTAAGAACATTGAAGATACTGGTCGAACAGGGTGTATGGGTGGAGATCACTAATCTCATTATTCCTGATGCAAACGATAACCCTGAGAATATACGCCAAATGTGCCGTTGGATAGCTGACTCCCTTGGAACCGGAATCCCCCTTCATTTTTCTCGTTTTCACCCTAATTATAAACTCACCGACAGACCATCGACCCCGGGAGCAACTCTCGAAATGGCATATGAGATTGCAAAACAAGAGGGAATTAAATTCGTTTACGTCGGAAATATTCGCGGAACGGAGCATGAAGACACATATTGTCCCAACTGCAATGCAAAACTTATCGATAGAACTGGATATTTTATCGAAAGCAATTATATCGATAATGGGAAATGTGCGTTTTGCGGAACCAAAATCGAAGGCGTATGGTGATAAGACCTACCGCTACTTTCACCTTTTTTCAATTCTAAATTAATTGACTTTTTAAACATTAAGAATATAATATAATAATTAAAAGAATTTATATGGAATGATTACTATGAAATATTTTTTCATTACAATACTTGCCTTCTTTCCGACAATGGTTTTCGCCTCCGAAAACGGCGAATCGGACGGAGGTATTATAAGATTTCTTCCATATGCCGCCGCTGTTATAATCTATCTCATAAGCTCAAAACTTAAGCCCAAAAAAATAAATGACAAAAACATTCTATCAATGCCTAAGACTACCAATAAAAGGGAGATTGGTCCCCAAGACACTCAAATAAATTATAGCGGTTATGAAAAAAAATATAAACCGATAGAACCTAAATGAACCTTTTTAAAAAAATAACTTTTCTATCTATATTTCTTATAGTTCTTTTAAACCTCGGTTGCGGAACCAACCCTCAAATTAGGCCTGGCGATGTACACCTCGAAATTGAAGGAAACGAACCGAATATTTATATAGTCCCTCCCGAGGAACCAGAAGGTAACGAAAGAGTAACTATAACTGAACACCATGAAACCCACGACGGTTTATGGCGAAGCTACAACGAACATATTGAATACGATAATATTACCATATATCGCGAAATTGAAGACATCTCGTATTACAGTTATTGGCGTTACGGTCTTGTCAAATCCTATGAAGAGAAGCGCAGCTTTGAACCTTCGGGAATTTGTAAAAATATCGAAGTGAATGGTTGTCTATATAATCACGGCCGCAAATTAATAAATTATGAAGCTATCGTGAATGGTATCCCATATTATTTTGCAGGCGAATTTAACCCGGATAGCGCCGATTATAGCGACATACCTGCAAACTAAATTTTTATCACCTTACATTTTACCTCTTGACAAGCCACCTTCAGGTGAATACTTTTTTGCCGGTTTTGGTTTGGAAATCAGGTTTTACGTTGCCTCCCTTGCAAAGACATAAAAGAGGCGTTGTTATAGTTTTATCGAAAGAAGTTCATTATAAAACGCTGTTTATTTGCAAAAACTCAAAACAAAACCATATGTTTATTATTCAATTGATATGAAAAAAAGCGCAGAAACGGAAACAAAGAATAGATTTAACATATTTTAGAATTTAGGAGAGGTGCCGGAGCGGTTTAACGGGGCGGTCTTGAAAACCGTTGTCCCTTTCAGGGACCCCGGGTTCGAATCCCGGCCTCTCCGAGCTTTAATGAAGCCCGATTCAAAAACGAATTAAGCTTTAAAGCTCAGAATTAAGTATTTAAACTGTTTTTTGCCTGATAATCTAGGCGCAATATATTATTTTTTTGAAACTAAGCCAAATATATCCTGAAAACATACCCTTTATAGGGTATTGACATAACATCCAAATTTCATATTTTCTTAATATGTTAATCATGGGAATCGAAACATCTTGCGACGATAGCTCAGTCGGCATAATGTCAGACGGGGCTTTGCTTTCCAGTTATGTTTACACTCAAAAAGTCCATCAAAAATGGGGTGGTGTTATTCCCGAACTTGCGAGCCGTGATCATATTCGCACTATACTCTCAGCTATAGATACAGCCCTCAAACAGGCATCTATCGGCCTTAAAGACCTTGATTGCATAGCCTCTTGCGCCGGCCCAGGATTACTAGGTTCCCTTCTTGTGGGTCTCTGCACAGGCAAATCTATAGCCCGCGTTTTAGGAATTCCCTTTGTAGGAGTCCATCACCTCGAAGGCCATTTCTTTGCAAGCCTAATGGGAAGCGATATCAAACCTCCATTACTAGCACTGATAATTAGCGGTGGCCACACTCATATGTATTTCGTGCCCGAACTAGGTGTGTATAAACTCCTCGGTAAAACGCGTGACGATGCCGCCGGCGAAGCTTTCGATAAAGGTGCCAAAGCCATGGGCTTACCTTATCCAGGAGGCCCTGCGATAGAAAAAGCAGCAATAGGTGGAAATCCAGATGCAATAAATCTGCCCCGTGCTATGCAGATTACCGGCGAATTAGATATGTCATTTAGCGGATTAAAAACAGCACTGATTAATAAATTAAGCAGTAATCCAAAAAATAAAATAAACCTAGCAGATTTTGCCGCAAGCTACCAAGAGGCA from bacterium harbors:
- the mnmE gene encoding tRNA uridine-5-carboxymethylaminomethyl(34) synthesis GTPase MnmE, giving the protein MAIGHGILSLPRDDTIVAISTPPGRGALGIIRLSGKDAINIAGTVCKIDITPTQGGSAKACSVEFGDGIIDTAVITVWRAPRSFSGENMVEFTIHGSPFLLCALQKRLIEFGARPSAPGEFTLRALLNGKLSLASAGAIDAIINATGRAAAMAASKTLSGELTKKIESILVILENIELKTAAQTEFPENIDELSPLKIVELLDQALLNIQKLIEILEFGEKVTRESVIVIAGPPNVGKSTLTNALLGTERSIVHHKPGTTRDLVEDKCHFGDIEAILVDTAGLRETEDEVELIGVNRSCNRLSTADLVVFVLDGSSHDNTSEVVLLEKIYKLNHIIVLNKHDLGDKREFPHAIRTSALTGDGIDKLREKIKNRLAPSNTEALWAGAWQIDGLDKTRENIEHSIEACHMGLLDAALEEISSAIEFLREISGQTENRSIIEKVLEGFCLGK
- the amrS gene encoding AmmeMemoRadiSam system radical SAM enzyme; this translates as MHPAMWQKQLSNGAVQCELCPFKCIIDEGDRGICGVRAVVNDTLRALTYSRPASINLDPIEKKPLFHFTPTAKALSIATVGCNLSCSFCQNWSLSQALPENTKTKVVTPKEVVSIAIQSEATTIAYTYSEPTVFYEYMFDTAKLAHENGIANLLVTCGFIEKEPLLELCSYLDAANVDLKSWSDEFYRDYLKAMKAPVLRTLKILVEQGVWVEITNLIIPDANDNPENIRQMCRWIADSLGTGIPLHFSRFHPNYKLTDRPSTPGATLEMAYEIAKQEGIKFVYVGNIRGTEHEDTYCPNCNAKLIDRTGYFIESNYIDNGKCAFCGTKIEGVW
- a CDS encoding T9SS type A sorting domain-containing protein; the encoded protein is MIILLSVLIAFLAQPLAAQAVTDLWNIDSIVDYSWMDVETLWTADTSIINSLGSEIIPLKVGEIMFSSFGADSGELRIQGFFAYPSSGTNLTGLVINHGMIMDGELSMAETFAAGLNSFTLAISAPGHGTSTGGSAYNFENLIWSYPNPRNNHFYQFAYATMRAINYMDSLTIVNSDWLGVIGFSGGADAAIIASGIDDRIAICIPIIPQTNFACGAADSGWIIDVFAETGISPDDSNVVYLENFISPINYFDYIDGFTVMITASQDEFEPLNCVAYSFPLLDSSRSRLEIVPNFDHHCYFTTYALTGDYDSFDNTTTFYSKILGISNSVIDLLKLGSPVPRMPSVEAFELEDSVEFVADVPVEYWASNDVKLWFSVDSAWTFDFVQMENEMPDLGEYSVMLPRTRANSLENIIYYVESRCTPIFWLSSLPHVPDDMVFNLRPFPRLFFGLDIKETKITKPDNIYLHTYPNPFNSSVKISIETQDFAPLQIEIFDLIGQKIEVLYPYATSLQKKEYPGGANEIIWTPNEHVKSGIYLIRIYLDSGETALKRIVYLK
- the yidC gene encoding membrane protein insertase YidC: MDKRTIIGIIVIAAILILMPYYTKLVGNKSETQLESDSLATAETDITRSNENAIIHSEGLTETEISPSGDTTLAEHSLGAEKDNTFYPDTIPEKIIFVQTKYYNCEITSRGGDFISFLSREYPDVSGEPMNFCHSEIEGPTFEIIGFRGKESITSASLSFVSDIDSLILTEIENEGAITLVASLPEGGILQRRYHFRYDDYSFDHTVLYAGDSTLAPLDETILWWRKGLEPSDPAVKTNVSTSYRAGYMMGNDYTSEKFGKSDIPRFSYDGSTKFVATLNKYFAVVIAPQEGEAAGVRCDGVWYSSDKFDGADRQIPVIGVGLSMFGSDVPYTRHDLIYIGPRDLKTLRQYGRDFEKTVDLGWSWLAPITKFFIWIFDLLFVFLRNYGIVIIVFSILIKFALYPLSRKQMESMKKMKDLEPKMSELREKYSTDVKKLNEETMKLYQKEKINPLGGCLPLLPQMPIFFALFAMLRNSFALRGAPFALWIQDLSAKDPYYVLPILMAGTMFLQQKMTVKDPKQKAMVYMMPLLFLFMFRNMPSGLVLYWLCFNVFSLAQTLWVEYKSNRKNALIKA
- the tsaD gene encoding tRNA (adenosine(37)-N6)-threonylcarbamoyltransferase complex transferase subunit TsaD — protein: MLIMGIETSCDDSSVGIMSDGALLSSYVYTQKVHQKWGGVIPELASRDHIRTILSAIDTALKQASIGLKDLDCIASCAGPGLLGSLLVGLCTGKSIARVLGIPFVGVHHLEGHFFASLMGSDIKPPLLALIISGGHTHMYFVPELGVYKLLGKTRDDAAGEAFDKGAKAMGLPYPGGPAIEKAAIGGNPDAINLPRAMQITGELDMSFSGLKTALINKLSSNPKNKINLADFAASYQEAIVDSLIWKINEAASSFDFGGKIVAVGGVAANSRFRQKLIDMCNRRGWLYSIPDKQFCTDNGAMIAAAGEFRYKRGNVAEWDITAVSRWALEDL